The Streptomyces sp. NBC_01353 genome contains a region encoding:
- a CDS encoding response regulator transcription factor — MTAAEAGAYEVSPRAPRVLIADDQGLIRTGFRLILTTRGIEVVGEASDGAEAVAAARRLRPDVVLMDIRMPGMDGLEATRRILAESPHRKVLMLTTFDLDRYVYAALALGASGFLLKDVTPEHLAASVRLVDTGDALLAPSITRRLVERFASGDRASGAGCDAPAVHRDLAALTPREREVLTLMGRGLSNTELAGRLTLSEATVKTHVARIFAKLALRDRAQAVVLAYETGLVTPGDAVEG, encoded by the coding sequence GTGACGGCCGCGGAGGCGGGGGCGTACGAGGTGTCCCCACGGGCGCCTCGGGTGCTCATCGCCGACGACCAGGGGCTGATCCGTACCGGCTTCCGGCTGATCCTGACGACTCGCGGCATCGAGGTCGTCGGGGAGGCGTCCGACGGGGCCGAGGCGGTGGCAGCGGCGCGGCGACTACGCCCTGACGTGGTCCTGATGGACATCCGGATGCCGGGGATGGACGGCCTGGAGGCCACGCGGAGGATCCTGGCCGAGTCGCCGCACCGCAAGGTGCTGATGCTGACGACCTTCGACCTGGACCGTTATGTGTACGCGGCGCTGGCCCTGGGCGCGAGCGGGTTTCTGCTGAAGGACGTGACGCCGGAGCATCTGGCGGCGTCCGTACGGCTGGTGGACACCGGCGACGCGCTGCTGGCGCCGTCGATCACCCGCCGTCTGGTGGAGCGCTTCGCGAGCGGCGACCGGGCGTCGGGGGCGGGCTGCGACGCGCCTGCGGTTCACCGTGATCTGGCGGCGCTGACGCCCCGGGAGCGGGAGGTCCTCACGCTGATGGGGCGCGGGCTCTCCAACACGGAGCTGGCCGGGAGGCTGACGTTGAGCGAGGCGACCGTGAAGACCCATGTGGCCCGGATCTTCGCGAAGCTGGCGCTGCGGGACCGGGCCCAGGCGGTGGTCCTCGCGTACGAGACGGGCCTGGTCACCCCTGGCGACGCGGTGGAGGGCTGA
- a CDS encoding CU044_2847 family protein: MRDVTKVEVEGAVLYVEAERLGPDSELEGLGDRLPDLSGVTRALSSFAGQLSHALHQAAPDRATVEFGCELGLDAGGLTALIVKGSSSANLRVTLEWTKSS, translated from the coding sequence ATGCGGGACGTCACCAAGGTCGAGGTCGAAGGCGCCGTGCTCTACGTGGAGGCGGAGCGGCTCGGTCCCGACTCGGAACTGGAGGGCCTGGGCGACCGCCTTCCGGACCTCTCCGGGGTCACCCGCGCCCTGTCCTCCTTCGCCGGCCAGCTCAGCCATGCGCTGCACCAGGCGGCGCCGGACCGGGCGACCGTCGAGTTCGGCTGCGAACTGGGCCTGGATGCGGGCGGCCTGACCGCACTCATCGTCAAGGGCAGCAGCAGCGCGAACCTGCGGGTGACCCTCGAATGGACCAAGTCCTCCTGA
- a CDS encoding histidine kinase, protein MGGSWVGWWAAGALAALGAVAGWLAVALVRARRLQRRTLEDRRRLLEGERESAARIAVEEERARIARELHDIVSHNVALMVVQASAAREVLATLPEEAATAMEAVESAGRDTMTELRHLLGLLAPSPSGEDEPYAAELSPLAPQPGLGRLGPLVDRIAFAGLPVEVRISGEPRSLPTGVDVTAYRIVQEALTNALRHGDGGKAEVSVRYGERYVRVEVLNSGPSVLSGDAAPKLSLRDHAGAGRGLIGLRERVAVYGGELDARRRLGGGYRVRARIPLDGA, encoded by the coding sequence GTGGGTGGATCATGGGTGGGGTGGTGGGCGGCCGGTGCGTTGGCGGCACTCGGGGCCGTCGCGGGTTGGCTGGCGGTGGCTTTGGTACGGGCCCGGCGGCTGCAGCGCAGGACGCTGGAGGACCGGCGCCGGCTGCTCGAAGGGGAGCGGGAGAGCGCGGCCCGGATCGCGGTCGAGGAGGAACGCGCCCGGATCGCCCGCGAGTTGCACGACATCGTCAGCCACAATGTGGCGCTGATGGTGGTGCAGGCGAGTGCGGCCCGTGAGGTGCTCGCCACGCTGCCCGAGGAGGCGGCGACGGCGATGGAGGCCGTCGAGTCGGCGGGCCGGGACACGATGACCGAGCTGCGTCATCTGCTCGGACTGCTCGCGCCCTCGCCGAGCGGTGAGGACGAGCCGTACGCGGCGGAGCTCTCCCCGCTCGCTCCGCAGCCGGGTCTGGGCCGGCTCGGTCCGCTGGTCGACCGGATCGCCTTCGCGGGGCTGCCGGTCGAGGTACGGATCTCGGGCGAGCCGCGGTCGCTGCCGACCGGGGTGGACGTGACGGCGTACCGGATCGTGCAGGAGGCGCTGACGAACGCGCTCAGGCACGGCGACGGGGGGAAGGCGGAGGTGTCGGTGCGATATGGGGAGCGGTACGTGCGGGTGGAGGTGCTCAACAGCGGGCCGAGCGTGCTGTCCGGCGACGCCGCGCCGAAGCTGTCGCTCCGTGACCACGCGGGTGCGGGCCGCGGGTTGATCGGGCTGCGCGAGAGGGTCGCGGTGTACGGCGGAGAGCTGGACGCCCGGCGACGGCTCGGTGGCGGATACCGCGTCCGGGCCCGGATCCCGCTGGACGGCGCGTGA
- a CDS encoding ABC transporter ATP-binding protein: MTTDMDTITGRTTQIVVRLDGVRKEFGETSALDGVSLEIRSGEAVAVMGPSGCGKSTLLNMVAGLDRPTSGSVLVHGDELTGMNEKELALFRRRRIGMVFQFFNLLDDLPALDNVALAAQLTGTPAAQARRRALELLDELGIADRRGAYPAVLSGGERQRVAVARALMNRPALLLADEPTGAVDTRAGEQIMDLLLDLNQIGQTLLMVTHDERMAARCAGRIVDMVDGRVAGERSVERTA; encoded by the coding sequence ATGACCACGGACATGGACACCATCACCGGCCGGACCACCCAGATCGTCGTACGACTCGACGGCGTACGCAAGGAGTTCGGAGAGACCAGCGCCCTGGACGGCGTCTCGCTGGAGATCCGCAGTGGCGAGGCCGTCGCCGTCATGGGGCCCTCGGGGTGCGGCAAGTCCACCCTGCTCAACATGGTCGCCGGACTCGACCGGCCCACCTCCGGCAGCGTGCTCGTCCATGGCGACGAACTCACCGGCATGAACGAGAAGGAGCTGGCCCTCTTCCGGCGGCGCCGCATCGGCATGGTCTTCCAGTTCTTCAACCTGCTCGACGACCTGCCGGCCCTCGACAACGTGGCCCTCGCCGCCCAGCTCACCGGCACGCCGGCCGCGCAGGCCCGCCGCCGGGCCCTGGAACTCCTCGACGAACTCGGCATCGCCGACCGCCGGGGCGCCTACCCGGCGGTGCTCAGCGGCGGCGAACGCCAGCGTGTCGCCGTCGCCCGCGCCCTGATGAACCGGCCCGCGCTGCTCCTCGCGGACGAGCCGACCGGCGCCGTCGACACCCGGGCAGGCGAACAGATCATGGATCTGCTCCTCGACCTCAACCAGATCGGGCAGACCCTGCTCATGGTCACCCACGACGAGCGGATGGCGGCGCGCTGCGCCGGCCGGATCGTCGACATGGTCGACGGCCGGGTGGCCGGCGAACGCAGCGTGGAGCGCACGGCATGA